A DNA window from Theobroma cacao cultivar B97-61/B2 chromosome 5, Criollo_cocoa_genome_V2, whole genome shotgun sequence contains the following coding sequences:
- the LOC18599481 gene encoding TMV resistance protein N — MAVSMVHHQESSLSDSQYTYDVLLSFRGADTRKNFTDHLYMALVQAGIHTFRDDDEIGKGENIKNEIERAIYESKISIIVFSKNYASSTWCLNELVKIMEHSKFSKHIVLPIFYDVNPSQVKKQTGSFAAAFAGHEESFKSDMDTVQRWRAALTEVADLGGMLLEDGHEWQFIQDIIKQVQNKLHHTALYVPPIVVGIDSLVTCINWWLGDGSNKVGIATICGIGGIGKTTIAKIVYNLNIQRFESYSFLADVREITQERKGLVRLQRQLISDILKGKVNKIHNSDDGITKIKEAIYRRRVLLVLDDVDDSEKITKIIGAQIPFHRGSKIIITSRHRCLLSDPFIRQMFDLEASSSYGELCKVFEVKELAFNDSLQLFKWYAFGQCHPIDSYMEYVKSVVEHYGGLPLALQVLGSSLSGKSINVWRSALEKLKAIPDSKIQKILRISYDSLQDDHDKNLFLDIACVFVGKDKDYTTTILDECDYYTAIGIENLINRSLLVVNEKNKLMMHQMIREIGRNIIRQESPNLGKRSRLWHKDAFDALREKNGTKTIRCLTIDLHRLLEDKYGKTISNHSKNPLLMSTEEDIETDAFAKMQRLKLLQLDYVKLKGDYKDFLRSLIWLCWHGFPLEYLPKNLYISKLVVLEMHNSSLKRVWNDTKYFLPNLKILNLSHSHGLLKILNLSCLHSLERLILKDCIKLITVDQSIGEIKTLTILNLKGCKSLKKLPRTIGSVESLEELILSGCSTLDDVPRDLQNMKSLKVLNLDGTAICESNSWLSWLSLKISKGLGFFWVSLPCSLVKLSLQSCRLSDDVVPADFSHLPSLKSLNLSRSPIHSLPESIIHLTKLDELLLTCCKELQRLPKLPTNGLLVKRSQSSYRISSLSYLLNLKRCIVFGCEKLTEVESVFKLVPIENFEVEQIKSLFNMDLIKSIQLEIYSYITDTRMVTTPQVFHDCGITSCFISGSEVPIWFEYHSEGSKISFSLPQNPSEKVSWLNLCIVYSLVSDEIFEFLPSVHIINETKKLTWSYFSSFLGIPETNSNTILWLIHWPVKDYQLENGDLVTCKLSTFGLNVREFGVTCVSETKEMYEDDTPQYSQENEGTWKEIELKVNEELLKLDTSGNIRMQIDNYLEESKMIASPQVLYDCGIISIYGTYGFPEGRYSHHATGNKVSFIVPRSSGHHIGYLNLMAILFAEDDQIFDFLSRIEIVNKTKDTKWIHHKCFIGIPKIKNNIYWFSSWRFMGELEDGDQVSCTVFFDLCVKACAIDLIYELDDDLLHKCNSGYQHLGGKTTSSYWLFPLFVYHLFKSQRALYRIQSLNKLE; from the exons ATGGCTGTTTCAATGGTCCATCACCAGGAGTCTTCCTTGTCAGATTCTCAATACACATATGATGTATTATTGAGTTTTAGAGGTGCAGATACGCGTAAGAATTTTACGGATCACCTTTACATGGCTTTGGTGCAAGCAGGGATTCATACATTTagagatgatgatgaaattGGGAAAGGGGAgaacataaaaaatgaaattgaaagagCAATATATGAGTCAAAAATATCTATCATTGTCTTCTCAAAGAATTATGCTTCATCAACATGGTGCCTTAATGAACTTGTAAAGATAATGGAACATAGCAAATTCTCCAAACACATTGTTTTGCCAATTTTCTATGACGTAAATCCATCTCAAGTCAAGAAGCAGACAGGGAGTTTTGCAGCAGCGTTTGCTGGACATGAAGAGAGCTTCAAGTCTGATATGGACACGGTACAAAGATGGAGGGCTGCTTTAACAGAAGTTGCGGATTTGGGAGGCATGCTTCTAGAAGACGG GCATGAGTGGCAGTTTATTCAAGATATTATTAAACAGGTTCAAAATAAACTCCATCACACCGCTTTATATGTCCCTCCTATTGTGGTTGGAATAGATTCTCTTGTGACGTGCATTAATTGGTGGTTGGGAGATGGATCAAATAAGGTTGGCATAGCAACAATTTGTGGAATTGGAGGGATTGGGAAGACAACCATTGCCAAAATTGTTTACAATCTTAACATCCAAAGATTTGAAAGTTACAGTTTCCTTGCTGATGTTAGAGAGATTACTCAAGAACGCAAGGGCCTAGTTCGTTTGCAAAGACAACTTATTTCAGATATCTTGAAGGGCAAAGTAAACAAAATTCACAATTCAGATGATGGAATCACTAAGATCAAAGAAGCTATATATCGTAGACGTGTGCTTCTGGTGCTAGATGATGTGGATGATTCggaaaaaataactaaaataattgGAGCACAAATTCCTTTTCATCGAGGGAGTAAAATCATCATAACTAGCAGACATCGATGTTTACTGAGTGATCCTTTTATTAGGCAGATGTTTGATCTTGAAGCATCATCAAGTTATGGAGAGTTATGTAAGGTATTTGAGGTAAAAGAATTAGCTTTTAATGATTCTCTTCAACTTTTTAAGTGGTATGCCTTTGGACAGTGTCATCCAATTGACAGTTATATGGAATATGTAAAGAGTGTAGTGGAACACTATGGTGGGCTTCCATTAGCTCTTCAAGTTTTAGGTTCTTCTCTATCTGGTAAAAGTATAAATGTGTGGAGAAGTGCAttagagaaattgaaagcaATCCCtgatagcaaaattcaaaagattcTAAGAATAAGCTATGATTCTCTACAAGATGATCATGATAAAAATCTATTCCTTGACATAGCTTGTGTATTCGTCGGGAAGGATAAAGATTACACAACTACAATTCTAGATGAGTGTGATTACTATACAGCAATTGGTATTGAAAATCTCATAAATAGGTCTCTTTTAGTTGTTAATGAAAAAAACAAGCTAATGATGCATCAAATGATTAGAGAGATAGGAAGGAACATTATTCGTCAAGAATCTCCTAACCTTGGGAAACGAAGTAGGTTGTGGCATAAGGACGCATTTGATgcattaagagaaaaaaat GGTACGAAAACAATTAGGTGCCTTACCATTGACCTACATAGATTGCTGGAAGACAAGTATGGAAAGACAATTtcaaatcattcaaaaaatCCACTTCTCATGTCAACTGAGGAAGATATAGAAACTGACGCATTTGCAAAGATGCAGAGACTTAAACTACTTCAGCTAGATTATGTAAAACTTAAAGGAGACTACAAAGACTTTCTGAGAAGCTTAATATGGTTGTGTTGGCATGGATTTCCTCTAGAATATCTtcctaaaaatttatatatttccAAGCTAGTTGTTCTTGAGATGCACAACAGTAGCCTTAAACGTGTTTGGAATGACACAAAG TACTTTCTCCCAAATTTGAAGATCCTTAATCTCAGTCACTCCCATGGCCTTCTCAAAATCCTTAACTTATCATGTCTTCATAGTCTTGAGAGGTTGATATTGAAAGACTGCATAAAGTTGATTACAGTTGATCAATCCATTGGTGAGATAAAAACTCTTACTATTTTAAACCTTAAAGGTTGCAAAAGTCTTAAGAAGCTTCCAAGGACAATTGGTTCAGTAGAATCTTTGGAAGAACTTATTTTATCTGGTTGCTCAACACTTGATGATGTGCCTAGGGATTTGCAAAATATGAAATCATTGAAGGTGCTTAATTTAGATGGAACTGCTATTTGTGAATCAAATTCGTGGTTGTCTTGGCTAtcattgaaaataagcaaaGGGTTGGGTTTTTTTTGGGTATCTTTGCCATGTTCTTTGGTAAAGTTGAGCCTTCAAAGTTGCAGACTATCTGATGATGTTGTGCCCGCTGATTTTAGCCACTTACCTTCCTTGAAATCGTTAAATTTAAGTAGAAGCCCAATTCATAGCCTTCCTGAGAGCATTATCCACCTTACAAAGCTTGACGAACTTTTGCTGACTTGTTGCAAAGAGCTCCAAAGGCTTCCAAAGCTTCCAACGAATGGCTTGCTCGTGAAAAGGTCTCAATCGTCGTACAGAATTTCAAGTTTGTCGtacttattaaatttgaaaaggtGTATTGTTTTTGGTTGTGAAAAGCTAACTGAGGTTGAAAGTGTGTTTAAGTTGGTACCAATTGAAAACTTTGAAGTGGAACAGATCAAAAGCTTATTCAATATGGACTTAATCAAAAGTATCCAATTGGAAATTTATAGCTATATTACGGACACAAGGATGGTTACTACTCCACAG GTATTTCATGATTGCGGCATAACTAGTTGCTTTATCTCTGGAAGTGAGGTTCCAATCTGGTTTGAGTATCATTCTGAAGGGtctaaaatttcattttctttgccACAAAATCCCAGTGAAAAAGTTAGTTGGCTAAACCTATGCATAGTCTATTCTCTTGTTAGCGATGAAATATTTGAGTTTCTACCATCGGTGCATATTATCAATGAGACCAAGAAGTTGACGTGGTCTTATTTCTCAAGTTTCCTTGGAATTCCTGAAACCAATAGTAACACAATCTTATGGCTAATCCATTGGCCAGTAAAGGATTACCAATTggaaaatggtgatttggtgACTTGCAAATTATCAACTTTTGGTTTGAACGTAAGAGAATTTGGTGTTACATGTGTATCAGAAACCAAGGAAATGTATGAAGACGACACTCCACAATACTCTCAAG AAAATGAAGGTACTTGGAAAGAGATTGAGTTGAAAGTAAATGAAGAGTTACTCAAATTGGACACCAGTGGAAACATTAGAATGCAAATTGACAATTATTTAGAGGAATCAAAAATGATTGCTTCCCCTCAG GTGTTATATGATTGTGGAATAATTAGCATATATGGTACATACGGTTTTCCGGAGGGTAGGTACAGCCATCATGCTACTGGGAACAAGGTTTCATTTATAGTACCTCGAAGCTCTGGTCATCATATTGGCTATCTAAACTTGATGGCCATTCTTTTTGCTGAAGATgatcaaatatttgattttttatctCGTATTGAGATTGTCAATAAGACCAAAGATACCAAATGGATCCATCATAAATGTTTCATTGGAATTCCTAAAATCAAGAACAACATTTATTGGTTTAGTTCTTGGAGATTTATGGGTGAATTGGAAGATGGTGATCAAGTAAGCTGTACAGTATTTTTCGATTTATGTGTAAAAGCATGTGCCATTGATCTCATATATGAGCTGGATGACGACCTTCTACATAAATGCAACTCTGGTTATCAACATTTAGGAGGTAAAACTACAAGTTCTTATTGGCTTTTTCCACTTTTTGTATATCACTTGTTCAAGTCACAAAGGGCTCTTTATAGAATTCAGagtttaaataaattagagTAA